From one Diorhabda carinulata isolate Delta chromosome 12, icDioCari1.1, whole genome shotgun sequence genomic stretch:
- the LOC130900192 gene encoding dihydrolipoyllysine-residue acetyltransferase component of pyruvate dehydrogenase complex, mitochondrial isoform X1, with amino-acid sequence MFRTIILRSDVAKEVVRKSFRSKSIRNVSVEYYKRRHYHRSLFGPESSQVLQKLVKTEHNFVRNYASDLPNHTKVTLPALSPTMELGTIISWEKKEGDKLNEGDLLAEIETDKATMGFETPEEGYLAKILIPAGTKDVPIGKLVCIIVESEADVAAFKDFKDTGTAAPAPPKAAPAPSAPAPSAPVPASSATPVPEVPSTGRVYVSPMAKRLAEQRNIRLAGKGTGLFDSITTSDLPGLEAAHPAPAAPGISLPAAAPKGSASPFVDIPVTGMRATIAKRLLQSKQTIPHYYLSVEINIDNLLAIRARYNKKLEKDKVKLSVNDFIIKAVAQASLKVPEANSSWQETTIRQYRNVDVSVAVSTDKGLITPIIFEAERKGVVEISKTMKTLAVKAREGKLQPQEFQGGTISVSNLGMMGIDQFCAVINPPQSCILAIGTSTSRLVADPSSDKGFKTSQFMQVTLSCDHRTVDGAVGARWLQAFKDHLEDPVSMVI; translated from the exons ATGTTTCGAACGATTATTTTACGAAGTGATGTAGCTAAAGAAGTTGTGAGAAAATCCTTCCGATCAAAAAGTATTAGAAATGTTTCGGTTGAATACTACAAACGAAGACATTATCACAG ATCTTTATTTGGACCTGAATCGTCTCAGGTATTACAAAAATTGGTTAAAACAGAACACAATTTTGTCAGAAATTATGCTAGTGATCTTCCAAACCACACAAAAGTTACACTTCCGGCACTTTCTCCAACTATGGAACTTGGTACCATAATTAGTTGGGAAAAAAAAGAAGGTGATAAGTTAAATGAAGGTGATCTCTTAGCAGAAATTGAAACTGACAAAGCAACTATGGGATTCGAAACACCAGAAGAAGGTTATCTGGCAAAAATTCTCATTCCAGCTGGAACCAAAGATGTTCCCATAg gaAAATTGGTTTGCATTATTGTTGAATCTGAAGCAGATGTAGCTGCTTTCAAAGATTTTAAAGATACAGGTACTGCTGCACCTGCACCACCTAAAGCTGCTCCAGCACCTAGTGCACCTGCTCCTAGTGCTCCAGTACCAGCTTCATCTGCAACTCCAGTTCCTGAAGTACCTTCTACAGGTAGGGTGTATGTAAGTCCAATGGCAAAGAGGTTGGCTGAACAGAGGAATATCAGATTGGCAG GCAAAGGTACTGGATTATTCGATTCTATAACCACTTCTGATCTACCAGGATTAGAGGCAGCTCATCCAGCTCCAGCTGCACCTGGAATTAGTCTACCTGCTGCTGCTCCAAAAGGTTCTGCTTCACCTTTTGTTGATATCCCCGTTACTGGAATGAGGGCTACTATCGCAAAGAGACTACTCCAATCCAAACAAACTATTCCCCATTACTATCTATCTGTAGAAATTAATATCGACAATTTATTGGCAATTAGAGCTAGATACAACAAGAAACTAGAAAAGGATAAAGTTAAATTGAGTGTCaacgattttattattaaagcTGTAGCACAAGCTAGTTTGAAG GTTCCGGAAGCTAATTCATCTTGGCAAGAAACTACAATTAGGCAGTACAGAAACGTGGATGTTAGCGTAGCCGTATCGACTGATAAAGGTTTAATCACACCGATTATATTTGAGGCTGAAAGAAAAGGCGTTGTGGAAATAAGTAAGACGATGAAAACATTAGCAGTAAAAGCGAGGGAAGGAAAATTACAACCGCAAGAATTTCAAGGAGGTACAATTAGCGTATCTAATTTAGGTATGATGGGAATCGATCAATTCTGTGCAGTTATCAACCCTCCACAGAGCTGTATTTTGGCTATAGGAACTAGTACATCGAGATTGGTAGCGGATCCATCTTCTGACAAAGG ATTCAAAACTTCTCAATTTATGCAAGTGACACTGAGTTGTGATCATCGAACGGTAGACGGTGCTGTAGGTGCAAGGTGGTTGCAGGCTTTTAAGGATCATCTCGAAGATCCAGTATCGATGGTTATTTAA
- the LOC130900190 gene encoding protein smoothened has translation MKVFLLLIIYPHLVTCGTIQRKYLEESQFYDSFETESTPQNYSFSPHIHHKESKKTKETSRLKLYDLNLPYCQRSAKCQILNFTTCMGAKLPYHSTTLDLTDLKSQEKVQEKLQLYRYLKFIPKCWAVIQPFLCSLYMPKCEDDKVDLPSYEMCKITLEPCKILYNSSVFPEFFNCEDERLFPMNCKNDIHEVKFNTTGYCMDPLVKTDKQEWWYPDVEGCGLKCKDSLYTENEHYQIHKLIAYCTLFSMLSNIFTIATFVIDWKTANKYPALAIFYVNVCFCISYGGWLVQFLGSETREDIVCKKEGTLRKSEPCATENLSCVIVFVMVYYFMIAGLVWFVIFSYSWHMNSLQALGKIQDRVDRKRAYFHLVAWSFPLILTITTMAIGEIDGDYVTGICFVGFVTKAARAGLLLTPLAAAMIASGYIIVKGLLLLIKVKIESREIISEHSSRKIRSNIVRMGVFTIFMIVFCVITFGYHHYIFENSSQWNKSLQDYIYCKLTSLSSDSTHCKQDSRPSVAMLQLQLLAVFGSGIAMASWVWCDATLHAWGRYIRKKFHCEIEEPMKLQKHKIIAQAFAKRKKFNDGGQISILCQHHTDPVGLQFELNSAASNELSTTWAANLPRLVNRRGAVPNEVAYSASSNNHSMDSEVSLNFRHVSIESRRNSGDSQVSVQIAELKATRKVNSRRHRSKHRSNRQFRSHSRNISQTSRRLSKSGTKRESSTSLDSHLQIINALTNTGEVKAFRPNLSRRTGNAGLDGPHINNLLSNGKLRIPCNITNGKSGSEDENVSVTISESTFNMKLSNHANNLDLNDELALKSLRQGIHIEEIDSSSDADRSEKYNKDFEQEKRSKKGSGRDSHSSKRSRRSKVTRKKYSEDSDSCHIRSDSSSCSEIKQLVQSSLNSGNSVCVDKNRGSRQSKTSIDVAVQANAQDLDNELKNMKKTENEKHKSKQTKTKENRYRKARRSSEIETNKKRRISKEKYKNCGSSQERESLNRDTDEENLLDRKCKIDIKKMQQLV, from the exons aTGAAAGTGTTTTTGTTGTTGATAATTTATCCGCATCTTGTTACTTGCGGAacaattcaaagaaaatatttggaagaatCGCAATTTTACGATTCTTTTGAGACTGAATCGACACCGCAAAATTACAGCTTTTCGCCTCACATCCATCATAAAGAATCAAAAAAGACAAAGGAAACGTCACGATTAAAATTATACGATTTAAATCTTCCGTACTGCCAGAGATCTGCGAAATgccaaattttaaatttcactaCTTGCATGGGGGCCAAATTACCATATCATAGCACAACTTTAGACCTTACTGATTTGAAAAGTCAAGAGAAAGTACAAGAAAAACTACAGttatatagatatttaaaatttattcctAAATGCTGGGCAGTTATTCAACCATTCCTATGTTCTTTATACATGCCTAAATGTGAAGATGATAAAGTGGATTTACCTTCTTATGAAATGTGTAAAATTACTTTAGAGccttgtaaaattttatataacagtTCGGTGTTTCccgaatttttcaattgtgAAGATGAACGTTTGTTTCCCATGAATTGCAAAAATGATATCCATGAAGTTAAGTTCAATACAACAGGTTATTGTATGGATCCATTAGTAAAGACTGACAAACAAGAATGGTGGTATCCTGACGTAGAAGGTTGCGGTTTGAAATGTAAAGATTCTCTTTATACAGAAAATGAACATTATCAAATACACAAACTTATAGCATACTGTACATTGTTTAGCATGTTATCGAATATTTTTACTATAGCAACTTTTGTAATTGACTGGAAAACGGCCAACAAATATCCAGCTCTAGCCATATTTTATGTCAATGTATGTTTTTGTATATCATATGGAGGATGGTTAGTACAATTTTTAGGAAGTGAGACTAGGGAGGATATTGTTTGTAAAAAAGAAGGAACGTTAAGAAAATCCGAGCCTTGTGCCACTGAAAATTTATCGTGTGTTATCGTATTTGTTATGGTGTATTATTTCATGATTGCCGGATTGGTCTGGTTTGTCATATTCAGCTATTCTTGGCATATGAATTCTCTACAAGCACTAG GAAAGATTCAAGATAGGGTAGACAGAAAAAGGGCTTATTTCCATTTAGTAGCTTGGAGTTTTCCTTTGATTTTAACAATTACAACAATGGCTATCGGTGAAATTGATGGTGACTATGTGACAGGTATTTGCTTTGTGGGATTTGTCACTAAAGCAGCCAGAGCGGGTTTACTTTTAACACCCCTAGCAGCTGCAATGATTGCCTCAGGATATATTATAGTTAAAG gGCTCCTACTACTTATTAAAGTGAAAATTGAAAGTAGAGAAATAATATCTGAACATTCCAGTAGAAAAATTAGATCAAATATTGTTAGAATGGgagtttttactatttttatgatAGTATTTTGCGTAATTACCTTCGGTTACCAtcattacatttttgaaaattcatcgCAATGGAATAAAAGTCTACAGGATTATATTTA cTGTAAATTGACAAGTTTGAGTTCAGATTCTACTCATTGCAAACAAGATTCACGTCCTAGTGTAGCAATGCTACAATTACAACTGTTGGCAGTCTTCGGATCCGGTATAGCGATGGCTTCTTGGGTATGGTGTGATGCTACTTTACATGCTTGGGGTAGATATATTAGAAA AAAATTTCATTGTGAGATAGAAGAACCAATGAAACTACAAAAGCACAAAATAATCGCTCAAGCTTTtgctaaaagaaaaaagttCAACGATGGGGGACAGATATCGATTCTTTGTCAGCACCACACGGATCCAGTAGGACTCCAGTTTGAATTGAACAGCGCAGCTAGTAACGAATTAAGTACAACATGGGCAGCTAATTTACCAAGATTGGTTAATAGAAGAGGAGCCGTACCGAATGAAGTCGCTTATTCGGCATCAAGTAATAATCATTCGATGGATAGTGAAGTCAGTTTAAATTTCAGACATGTCAGTATCGAAAGTAGAAGAAACTCGGGAGATAGTCAAGTTTCCGTTCAGATTGCGGAACTGAAAGCTACAAGAAAg GTGAATTCCAGAAGACACCGAAGCAAACACAGGTCGAATAGACAGTTCAGAAGTCATTCCAGGAATATAAGTCAAACATCTAGAAGACTTTCCAAATCCGGTACAAAACGAGAAAGTAGTACGAGTTTAGATTCacatttacaaataataaatgcCTTAACTAATACCGGGGAAGTTAAAGCGTTTAGACCCAATTTGAGTAGACGTACTGGCAATGCTGGACTTGACGGTCCTCATATCAATAATCTACTTTCAAACGGAAAACTTCGAATTCCTTGTAACATAACCAACGGCAA gAGTGGAAGTGAAGATGAAAATGTTTCGGTAACCATATCGGAAAGTACTTTTAACATGAAACTAAGTAACCACGCAAACAATTTAGATCTCAATGATGAACTAGCATTAAAATCCCTCAGACAAGGTATACATATCGAAGAAATCGATTCTTCCAGTGATGCAGATCgatcagaaaaatataataaagatttCGAACAAGAAAAACGTAGTAAGAAGGGATCGGGAAGAGATTCTCATTCAAGTAAAAG GTCGAGGAGGTCTAAAGTTACAAGGAAGAAGTATTCCGAAGATTCAGATAGTTGTCATATAAGAAGCGACAGTTCCTCTTGTTCGGAAATAAAACAACTTGTCCAGAGTTCTTTAAATTCCGGAAATTCTGTTTGCGTCGATAAAAATCGAGGTTCGAGACAATCGAAGACGTCCATAGATGTTGCGGTTCAAGCAAATGCTCAAGATTTAGATAACGAacttaaaaatatgaagaagacCGAAAATGAGAAACATAAAAGTAAACAAACTAAAACGAAAGAAAATAGATATAGGAAGGCGAGGAGAAGCTCGGAAATCGAAACTAATAAAAAGAGAAGAATCTCCAaggagaaatataaaaattgtggcAGCTCCCAAGAAAGGGAATCTCTTAATAGAGATACCgatgaagaaaatttattggatCGGAAGTGtaaaatcgatataaaaaaaatgcaacaATTAGTTTAA
- the LOC130900192 gene encoding dihydrolipoyllysine-residue acetyltransferase component of pyruvate dehydrogenase complex, mitochondrial isoform X3: protein MFRTIILRSDVAKEVVRKSFRSKSIRNVSVEYYKRRHYHRSLFGPESSQVLQKLVKTEHNFVRNYASDLPNHTKVTLPALSPTMELGTIISWEKKEGDKLNEGDLLAEIETDKATMGFETPEEGYLAKILIPAGTKDVPIGKLVCIIVESEADVAAFKDFKDTGTAAPAPPKAAPAPSAPAPSAPVPASSATPVPEVPSTGKGTGLFDSITTSDLPGLEAAHPAPAAPGISLPAAAPKGSASPFVDIPVTGMRATIAKRLLQSKQTIPHYYLSVEINIDNLLAIRARYNKKLEKDKVKLSVNDFIIKAVAQASLKVPEANSSWQETTIRQYRNVDVSVAVSTDKGLITPIIFEAERKGVVEISKTMKTLAVKAREGKLQPQEFQGGTISVSNLGMMGIDQFCAVINPPQSCILAIGTSTSRLVADPSSDKGFKTSQFMQVTLSCDHRTVDGAVGARWLQAFKDHLEDPVSMVI, encoded by the exons ATGTTTCGAACGATTATTTTACGAAGTGATGTAGCTAAAGAAGTTGTGAGAAAATCCTTCCGATCAAAAAGTATTAGAAATGTTTCGGTTGAATACTACAAACGAAGACATTATCACAG ATCTTTATTTGGACCTGAATCGTCTCAGGTATTACAAAAATTGGTTAAAACAGAACACAATTTTGTCAGAAATTATGCTAGTGATCTTCCAAACCACACAAAAGTTACACTTCCGGCACTTTCTCCAACTATGGAACTTGGTACCATAATTAGTTGGGAAAAAAAAGAAGGTGATAAGTTAAATGAAGGTGATCTCTTAGCAGAAATTGAAACTGACAAAGCAACTATGGGATTCGAAACACCAGAAGAAGGTTATCTGGCAAAAATTCTCATTCCAGCTGGAACCAAAGATGTTCCCATAg gaAAATTGGTTTGCATTATTGTTGAATCTGAAGCAGATGTAGCTGCTTTCAAAGATTTTAAAGATACAGGTACTGCTGCACCTGCACCACCTAAAGCTGCTCCAGCACCTAGTGCACCTGCTCCTAGTGCTCCAGTACCAGCTTCATCTGCAACTCCAGTTCCTGAAGTACCTTCTACAG GCAAAGGTACTGGATTATTCGATTCTATAACCACTTCTGATCTACCAGGATTAGAGGCAGCTCATCCAGCTCCAGCTGCACCTGGAATTAGTCTACCTGCTGCTGCTCCAAAAGGTTCTGCTTCACCTTTTGTTGATATCCCCGTTACTGGAATGAGGGCTACTATCGCAAAGAGACTACTCCAATCCAAACAAACTATTCCCCATTACTATCTATCTGTAGAAATTAATATCGACAATTTATTGGCAATTAGAGCTAGATACAACAAGAAACTAGAAAAGGATAAAGTTAAATTGAGTGTCaacgattttattattaaagcTGTAGCACAAGCTAGTTTGAAG GTTCCGGAAGCTAATTCATCTTGGCAAGAAACTACAATTAGGCAGTACAGAAACGTGGATGTTAGCGTAGCCGTATCGACTGATAAAGGTTTAATCACACCGATTATATTTGAGGCTGAAAGAAAAGGCGTTGTGGAAATAAGTAAGACGATGAAAACATTAGCAGTAAAAGCGAGGGAAGGAAAATTACAACCGCAAGAATTTCAAGGAGGTACAATTAGCGTATCTAATTTAGGTATGATGGGAATCGATCAATTCTGTGCAGTTATCAACCCTCCACAGAGCTGTATTTTGGCTATAGGAACTAGTACATCGAGATTGGTAGCGGATCCATCTTCTGACAAAGG ATTCAAAACTTCTCAATTTATGCAAGTGACACTGAGTTGTGATCATCGAACGGTAGACGGTGCTGTAGGTGCAAGGTGGTTGCAGGCTTTTAAGGATCATCTCGAAGATCCAGTATCGATGGTTATTTAA
- the LOC130900192 gene encoding dihydrolipoyllysine-residue acetyltransferase component of pyruvate dehydrogenase complex, mitochondrial isoform X2: MFRTIILRSDVAKEVVRKSFRSKSIRNVSVEYYKRRHYHRSLFGPESSQVLQKLVKTEHNFVRNYASDLPNHTKVTLPALSPTMELGTIISWEKKEGDKLNEGDLLAEIETDKATMGFETPEEGYLAKILIPAGTKDVPIGKLVCIIVESEADVAAFKDFKDTGTAAPAPPKAAPAPSAPAPSAPVPASSATPVPEVPSTGRVYVSPMAKRLAEQRNIRLAGLEAAHPAPAAPGISLPAAAPKGSASPFVDIPVTGMRATIAKRLLQSKQTIPHYYLSVEINIDNLLAIRARYNKKLEKDKVKLSVNDFIIKAVAQASLKVPEANSSWQETTIRQYRNVDVSVAVSTDKGLITPIIFEAERKGVVEISKTMKTLAVKAREGKLQPQEFQGGTISVSNLGMMGIDQFCAVINPPQSCILAIGTSTSRLVADPSSDKGFKTSQFMQVTLSCDHRTVDGAVGARWLQAFKDHLEDPVSMVI; this comes from the exons ATGTTTCGAACGATTATTTTACGAAGTGATGTAGCTAAAGAAGTTGTGAGAAAATCCTTCCGATCAAAAAGTATTAGAAATGTTTCGGTTGAATACTACAAACGAAGACATTATCACAG ATCTTTATTTGGACCTGAATCGTCTCAGGTATTACAAAAATTGGTTAAAACAGAACACAATTTTGTCAGAAATTATGCTAGTGATCTTCCAAACCACACAAAAGTTACACTTCCGGCACTTTCTCCAACTATGGAACTTGGTACCATAATTAGTTGGGAAAAAAAAGAAGGTGATAAGTTAAATGAAGGTGATCTCTTAGCAGAAATTGAAACTGACAAAGCAACTATGGGATTCGAAACACCAGAAGAAGGTTATCTGGCAAAAATTCTCATTCCAGCTGGAACCAAAGATGTTCCCATAg gaAAATTGGTTTGCATTATTGTTGAATCTGAAGCAGATGTAGCTGCTTTCAAAGATTTTAAAGATACAGGTACTGCTGCACCTGCACCACCTAAAGCTGCTCCAGCACCTAGTGCACCTGCTCCTAGTGCTCCAGTACCAGCTTCATCTGCAACTCCAGTTCCTGAAGTACCTTCTACAGGTAGGGTGTATGTAAGTCCAATGGCAAAGAGGTTGGCTGAACAGAGGAATATCAGATTGGCAG GATTAGAGGCAGCTCATCCAGCTCCAGCTGCACCTGGAATTAGTCTACCTGCTGCTGCTCCAAAAGGTTCTGCTTCACCTTTTGTTGATATCCCCGTTACTGGAATGAGGGCTACTATCGCAAAGAGACTACTCCAATCCAAACAAACTATTCCCCATTACTATCTATCTGTAGAAATTAATATCGACAATTTATTGGCAATTAGAGCTAGATACAACAAGAAACTAGAAAAGGATAAAGTTAAATTGAGTGTCaacgattttattattaaagcTGTAGCACAAGCTAGTTTGAAG GTTCCGGAAGCTAATTCATCTTGGCAAGAAACTACAATTAGGCAGTACAGAAACGTGGATGTTAGCGTAGCCGTATCGACTGATAAAGGTTTAATCACACCGATTATATTTGAGGCTGAAAGAAAAGGCGTTGTGGAAATAAGTAAGACGATGAAAACATTAGCAGTAAAAGCGAGGGAAGGAAAATTACAACCGCAAGAATTTCAAGGAGGTACAATTAGCGTATCTAATTTAGGTATGATGGGAATCGATCAATTCTGTGCAGTTATCAACCCTCCACAGAGCTGTATTTTGGCTATAGGAACTAGTACATCGAGATTGGTAGCGGATCCATCTTCTGACAAAGG ATTCAAAACTTCTCAATTTATGCAAGTGACACTGAGTTGTGATCATCGAACGGTAGACGGTGCTGTAGGTGCAAGGTGGTTGCAGGCTTTTAAGGATCATCTCGAAGATCCAGTATCGATGGTTATTTAA